The following are encoded in a window of Cucurbita pepo subsp. pepo cultivar mu-cu-16 chromosome LG12, ASM280686v2, whole genome shotgun sequence genomic DNA:
- the LOC111806844 gene encoding inorganic pyrophosphatase 2 produces MAGIVVVFDFDKTIIDLDSDNWVVDELGATDLFNELLPTMPWNSLMDRMMMELHAQGRTIDEIAEVLKRAPIHPDVVPAIRAAHAIGCDLRIVSDANMFFIETILNHLGIRECFSEINTNPGFVDEEGRLRIFPIHDFHKSSHGCNLCPPNMCKGIVMERIQSSLMSEGKKKKKFIYLGDGSGDYCPSLKLGEGDFLMPRKNFPLWDLISQNPLLIKAEIHEWSDGEEFANILLSLINTISMAENAQFLSSQNMAVPAYEALPSPTHKPAMVAN; encoded by the exons ATGGCTGGAATCGTCGTTGTTTTTGACTTCGATAAGACGATCATCGACTTGGATAGCGATAATTGGGTGGTGGATGAACTCGGTGCCACCGATTTGTTCAACGAACTCCTCCCTACGATGCCATGGAACTCTCTCATG GATCGGATGATGATGGAGCTCCATGCACAAGGAAGAACCATTGACGAAATTGCTGAGGTCCTCAAACGCGCTCCGATTCATCCTGATGTTGTTCCTGCCATTAGAGCCGCTCACGCCATAGG ATGTGATTTGAGGATTGTGAGTGATGCGAATATGTTTTTCATCGAGACGATTTTGAATCATCTCGGAATAAGAGAATGCTTCTCCGAAATCAATACGAATCCAGGTTTCGTCGATGAAGAAGGAAGGCTGAGGATTTTTCCTATCCACGATTTCCACAAATCCTCTCACGGATGCAATCTCTGCCCTCCTAACATGTGCAAG GGCATAGTTATGGAGAGGATTCAATCGTCGTTAATGTcagaagggaagaagaagaagaaattcatcTATTTAGGCGATGGAAGTGGCGACTACTGCCCTAGTTTGAAGCTTGGAGAAGGGGATTTTCTGATGCCGAGGAAGAATTTTCCACTGTGGGACTTAATTAGCCAAAATCCACTTCTGATTAAAGCAGAAATCCACGAATGGAGCGATGGAGAAGAGTTTGCGAATATCTTGTTGAGCTTAATCAACACCATTTCCATGGCGGAAAATGCTCAGTTCTTGTCGTCTCAAAATATGGCCGTTCCTGCATACGAGGCACTGCCTTCGCCCACACACAAACCAGCAATGGTGGCCAATTGA